A single region of the Actinoplanes sp. SE50/110 genome encodes:
- a CDS encoding endonuclease/exonuclease/phosphatase family protein, with protein MGMSRRLAALVSSLVLVVGLGCGTSAAVADAPQPETAAPLRFVAYNLCGNMCVADGTGADDAHRTATVVAQAATGGWRADYLFLEEVCRYQYDDIAAKLPAGFTGVYAERLPAGTVISGRKVCKGSAYGEAVFARGTKVGEQILTLTVGAEQEPIKSPCVKSWVQNRLTWACTAHLYWNEAALREGNARKLTDQTRAWEAAGLPVIIGGDFNGQPGTTTTDAFYSPGTQQGSGDMTEVDETDGDHFPSGCTSGHCRSGEPTFHDGRKLDYIFVTSRFFREVVGDALPQDATVSDHRLLRGGAAWADCGALSPGAAGLFRIDAAGLLYHYAGQAGGTLAGACKRGYGWAPSYLTHVARQGTTLVAVDRDGVLWRYPADPANGRYTGGTKVRAGSGFGGTETLLAPGDIDGDGQPDLVVRDRQGTLSRYPGTAAGGYGPPIAIPAAAGVPWSTYDLLFSPGDFARDAADAPDLIGRTADGALWLLRGDGRGGFGPATQIGTDWQIYPAIAAAGDVDGDGNQDFIGRDTTGTLWFYRGDGNGGYAARSQLVTWPDGEPLF; from the coding sequence ATGGGGATGTCACGGAGGCTCGCCGCGCTGGTGAGCAGTCTCGTCCTTGTCGTCGGGCTCGGCTGCGGCACGTCGGCCGCGGTCGCCGACGCGCCGCAGCCGGAGACCGCGGCGCCGCTGCGTTTCGTGGCCTACAACCTGTGCGGCAACATGTGCGTGGCCGACGGGACCGGTGCCGACGACGCGCACCGCACCGCCACCGTCGTCGCTCAAGCCGCGACCGGCGGCTGGCGCGCGGACTACCTCTTCCTCGAGGAGGTCTGCAGGTATCAGTACGACGACATCGCCGCGAAGCTGCCGGCCGGCTTCACCGGCGTGTACGCCGAGCGCCTGCCGGCCGGCACGGTGATCAGCGGCCGGAAGGTGTGCAAGGGATCCGCCTACGGCGAGGCGGTCTTCGCGCGCGGCACCAAGGTCGGCGAGCAGATCCTGACGCTGACCGTCGGCGCGGAGCAGGAGCCGATCAAGAGCCCGTGCGTCAAGAGCTGGGTGCAGAACCGTCTCACCTGGGCGTGCACCGCACATCTCTACTGGAACGAGGCGGCCTTGCGGGAGGGCAACGCGCGCAAGCTCACCGACCAGACCCGGGCCTGGGAGGCCGCCGGCCTTCCGGTGATCATCGGCGGCGATTTCAACGGTCAGCCCGGCACCACGACCACCGACGCGTTCTACTCGCCCGGCACCCAGCAGGGCAGCGGCGACATGACCGAGGTGGACGAGACGGACGGGGACCACTTCCCGTCCGGGTGCACCAGCGGGCACTGCCGGTCCGGCGAGCCGACCTTCCACGACGGCCGCAAACTCGACTACATCTTCGTCACCTCGCGCTTCTTCCGCGAGGTGGTCGGTGACGCACTGCCGCAGGACGCGACCGTCTCCGACCACCGGCTGCTGCGCGGCGGCGCCGCCTGGGCCGACTGCGGCGCGCTGAGCCCGGGCGCGGCGGGACTGTTCCGGATCGACGCGGCCGGTCTGCTCTACCACTATGCCGGCCAGGCCGGTGGCACCCTGGCCGGCGCCTGCAAGCGCGGTTACGGCTGGGCCCCCTCCTACCTCACCCACGTCGCGCGGCAGGGCACCACGCTGGTCGCCGTCGACCGGGACGGCGTGCTGTGGCGCTATCCGGCGGACCCGGCGAACGGACGGTACACCGGCGGCACCAAGGTTCGGGCGGGCTCCGGATTCGGCGGCACCGAGACGCTGCTGGCTCCGGGTGACATCGACGGTGACGGTCAACCCGATCTGGTCGTCCGCGACCGGCAGGGCACGTTGTCGCGATACCCGGGCACAGCGGCCGGTGGTTACGGCCCTCCGATCGCGATCCCGGCGGCCGCGGGCGTCCCGTGGAGCACGTACGATCTGCTGTTCTCCCCGGGCGACTTCGCCCGCGACGCCGCGGACGCCCCGGACCTGATCGGCCGCACTGCGGACGGTGCCCTCTGGCTGCTGCGGGGCGACGGCCGGGGCGGCTTCGGGCCGGCCACACAGATCGGCACCGACTGGCAGATCTACCCGGCCATCGCCGCGGCCGGTGACGTGGACGGCGACGGCAACCAGGACTTCATCGGCCGGGACACCACCGGCACGCTGTGGTTCTACCGGGGCGACGGGAACGGCGGCTACGCCGCCCGCAGCCAGCTCGTCACCTGGCCGGACGGTGAGCCCCTGTTCTGA
- a CDS encoding TraR/DksA C4-type zinc finger protein has product MVRDELVRLREDAEAEAATLAGDLDALFAASRDSNADDEHDPEGATIGFERAQLTALLTAARQRIAEVDDALARVDAGGYGVCEGCGRPIAAERLAVRPFARHCISCA; this is encoded by the coding sequence ATGGTCCGGGACGAGCTGGTGCGGCTCCGGGAGGACGCCGAGGCGGAAGCGGCGACGCTGGCCGGTGACCTGGACGCGCTCTTCGCGGCGTCCCGGGATTCCAACGCCGACGACGAGCACGACCCGGAGGGCGCCACCATCGGCTTCGAGCGGGCCCAGCTGACCGCGCTGCTGACGGCCGCGCGGCAACGGATCGCCGAGGTCGACGACGCCCTGGCCCGGGTGGACGCGGGCGGCTACGGCGTCTGCGAGGGCTGTGGCCGGCCGATCGCCGCCGAGCGGCTCGCCGTCCGTCCGTTCGCCCGGCACTGCATCTCCTGCGCCTGA
- a CDS encoding cysteine hydrolase family protein, giving the protein MSVDYIAPHWANAALVTIDLQVDFAEGGAGAIPGTTAVLPAVRRLAAGFRRAGLPIVHMIRLYVPGGADVDPPRRAFVAAGGQLVAPGTAGSALLPGVTGDSGPFALDAAELLAGRAQSVRTAEIVLFKPRWGAFYRTDLEERLREAGVDTVVVAGCNLPNCPRATVFEASERDFRTVLPVDAISQVTAERVTDLARIGVATLTVDEILAGLPS; this is encoded by the coding sequence ATGTCGGTCGATTACATCGCGCCGCACTGGGCCAACGCCGCACTGGTCACCATCGATCTCCAGGTCGACTTCGCCGAGGGCGGGGCCGGCGCGATCCCCGGCACCACGGCGGTCCTGCCCGCGGTGCGCCGGCTCGCCGCCGGCTTCCGGCGCGCCGGCCTTCCGATCGTCCACATGATTCGGCTGTACGTTCCCGGCGGTGCCGACGTCGACCCGCCGCGCCGGGCGTTCGTGGCGGCGGGTGGTCAGCTGGTCGCGCCCGGCACCGCGGGCTCGGCGCTGCTGCCGGGCGTCACCGGCGACTCGGGACCGTTCGCCCTGGACGCCGCGGAACTCCTCGCGGGGCGGGCGCAGTCCGTGCGTACCGCCGAAATCGTGTTGTTCAAACCGCGCTGGGGCGCCTTCTACCGCACTGATCTGGAGGAACGGCTGCGCGAGGCGGGCGTCGACACGGTGGTGGTGGCCGGCTGCAACCTGCCGAACTGCCCCCGGGCCACCGTGTTCGAGGCCAGCGAGCGCGACTTCCGCACCGTGCTGCCGGTCGACGCGATCTCGCAGGTCACCGCGGAGCGGGTGACCGACCTGGCGCGGATCGGCGTGGCCACGCTCACCGTCGACGAGATCCTCGCCGGCCTGCCGTCCTGA
- a CDS encoding alcohol dehydrogenase catalytic domain-containing protein — MRATLMFGAGDVRVETVADPAPQRPTDAVVRVVRSCVCGSDLHPYHSMPAAEQGRQVGHEFLGIVEQTGADVATVKAGDLVVASFSYQDNTCEFCRAGVQTACAHPEAGFFAGAQAELVRVPLADGTLAKLPVPADSELLPSLLTLADVYGTGYHAAKKAQVTPGDTVAVIGDGAVGLLAVLSAKQLGAGQIVLMGRHKARTDLGVEFGATDVVAERGEEGIAKVRELTGGGALKVLEAVGHRPAYDQAVGIVRAGGVISRVGVPQYDEAPVGRASLFGRNITLNGGPAPVRAYVDELLPGILDGSVNPGKVFDRTVSIEEVPAAYRAMDDREVLKALIAF, encoded by the coding sequence ATGCGTGCCACTCTCATGTTCGGCGCCGGTGACGTCCGCGTCGAGACCGTCGCCGACCCGGCCCCGCAGCGTCCGACCGACGCGGTCGTCCGCGTCGTGCGGTCCTGCGTCTGCGGCAGCGATCTGCACCCGTACCACTCGATGCCCGCCGCCGAGCAGGGCCGGCAGGTCGGCCACGAGTTCCTCGGCATCGTCGAGCAGACCGGCGCGGACGTGGCCACGGTGAAGGCCGGCGACCTGGTCGTCGCGTCGTTCTCCTACCAGGACAACACCTGCGAGTTCTGCCGCGCCGGCGTGCAGACCGCGTGCGCCCACCCGGAAGCCGGCTTCTTCGCCGGCGCCCAGGCCGAACTCGTCCGGGTTCCGCTCGCCGACGGCACCCTGGCGAAACTGCCGGTGCCGGCCGACTCGGAGCTGCTGCCCTCGCTGCTCACGCTCGCCGACGTTTACGGCACCGGGTACCACGCCGCGAAGAAGGCCCAGGTGACGCCGGGCGACACGGTCGCGGTGATCGGCGACGGCGCGGTCGGCCTGCTCGCCGTCCTGTCCGCCAAACAGCTCGGCGCCGGGCAGATCGTGCTGATGGGCCGGCACAAGGCACGCACCGACCTCGGCGTCGAATTCGGTGCCACGGACGTGGTCGCCGAGCGGGGCGAGGAGGGCATCGCCAAGGTCCGCGAGCTCACCGGAGGCGGCGCGCTCAAGGTCCTGGAGGCGGTCGGTCACCGGCCGGCGTACGACCAGGCCGTCGGCATCGTCCGTGCGGGCGGGGTGATCAGCCGGGTCGGCGTCCCGCAGTACGACGAGGCTCCGGTGGGCCGGGCCAGCCTGTTCGGCCGCAACATCACACTCAACGGTGGGCCGGCGCCGGTCCGCGCCTACGTCGACGAGCTGCTGCCGGGCATCCTGGACGGCAGCGTCAACCCGGGCAAGGTGTTCGACCGCACCGTGTCGATCGAGGAGGTGCCCGCCGCGTACCGCGCGATGGACGACCGTGAGGTGCTCAAGGCCCTGATCGCGTTCTGA
- a CDS encoding alpha/beta fold hydrolase, with product MTTQYAINGGVRIAVEELGGAGGAPLLLVMGLGTSRFWWPDGLVTELVRRGFHVAAYDQRDAGQSTRLPAVRRTGPPIAALVRRSTPAYTAEDLTDDAVAVLDTLGWHRAHLFGHSMGGLVAQRIAIRHPGRVLTMTSSAAIPSDVRGLRTLRHLRLAPLVRFARLHHPATPDGDLRLAVAIARILAAPGQDMTERDVREFVTREAAHHVASFRDDEAQSRQTGATWSGGPLHRITAPTLVLHGERDPIVRVGAARAIAAAVPGARLRIIPGAGHFLSRDLWNVYAEEIHAIGGPSACG from the coding sequence ATGACCACGCAGTACGCGATCAACGGCGGGGTCCGGATCGCCGTCGAGGAGCTCGGCGGCGCCGGCGGCGCTCCGCTGCTGCTGGTGATGGGCCTGGGCACGTCACGGTTCTGGTGGCCGGACGGCCTGGTCACCGAGCTGGTGCGGCGCGGCTTCCACGTCGCCGCCTACGACCAGCGCGACGCGGGGCAGTCCACCCGCCTGCCCGCCGTTCGGCGTACCGGCCCGCCGATCGCGGCGCTGGTGCGCCGATCGACGCCGGCGTACACCGCGGAGGACCTCACCGATGACGCGGTCGCCGTTCTCGACACCCTCGGCTGGCACCGCGCACACCTGTTCGGCCATTCGATGGGCGGTCTCGTCGCCCAGCGCATCGCGATCCGCCATCCCGGCCGGGTTCTCACCATGACGAGCTCCGCCGCGATCCCCAGCGACGTCCGCGGCCTGCGCACCCTGCGCCATCTGCGCCTTGCGCCGTTGGTCAGGTTCGCCCGCCTGCACCACCCCGCCACGCCCGACGGCGACCTGCGCCTCGCCGTGGCCATCGCCCGGATCCTGGCCGCGCCCGGCCAGGACATGACCGAACGCGACGTCCGCGAGTTCGTCACCAGGGAGGCCGCCCACCACGTCGCCAGCTTCCGCGACGACGAGGCCCAGAGCCGCCAGACCGGCGCGACATGGTCCGGCGGCCCACTGCACCGGATCACCGCACCGACCCTGGTCCTGCACGGCGAGCGGGACCCGATCGTCCGGGTCGGTGCCGCCCGCGCCATCGCCGCAGCCGTACCCGGCGCACGACTGCGCATCATTCCCGGCGCCGGCCACTTCCTTTCCCGCGACCTGTGGAACGTTTATGCCGAGGAGATACACGCCATCGGCGGGCCCTCGGCATGCGGCTGA
- a CDS encoding TetR/AcrR family transcriptional regulator, whose product MVGQQEPVIWLRPERAAAGRPAERSRAEITAVAVRLADHEGLEAVSMRRVAALLGTGAASLYRYVATRDDLLDLMIDSTAGEYRLSAASGDWQADLLAVAHQARDIMRRHPWLPALVIARPALGPHGIDLLEHVLAVLDGHPAEPARKLRAFALLGGLTALFVQNEVAAADVARQSAYLRHAAAAGDHPYIAAALAAPVGSPPPEPFIAVLTGALTSVLGPDTAHA is encoded by the coding sequence GTGGTCGGGCAACAGGAACCGGTGATCTGGCTGCGCCCCGAACGTGCCGCGGCCGGGAGGCCGGCCGAGCGCAGCCGCGCCGAGATCACCGCGGTCGCGGTGCGGCTGGCCGACCACGAGGGGCTGGAGGCCGTCTCGATGCGCCGCGTCGCCGCCCTGCTCGGTACCGGGGCGGCCTCGCTGTATCGCTACGTCGCCACCCGCGACGATCTCCTGGACCTGATGATCGACAGCACGGCCGGCGAATACCGGCTGTCGGCCGCGAGCGGCGACTGGCAGGCCGACCTGCTGGCCGTCGCCCACCAGGCCCGCGACATCATGCGCCGGCACCCGTGGCTGCCCGCCCTGGTCATCGCCCGCCCGGCGCTCGGGCCGCACGGGATCGACCTGCTGGAGCACGTCCTCGCCGTCCTCGACGGCCATCCCGCCGAGCCGGCCCGCAAACTGCGGGCGTTCGCGCTCCTCGGCGGATTGACCGCGCTGTTCGTCCAGAACGAGGTGGCCGCCGCCGACGTCGCACGCCAGAGCGCCTATCTCCGCCACGCCGCTGCGGCAGGAGACCACCCGTACATCGCCGCCGCGCTCGCCGCCCCGGTTGGGTCACCCCCGCCGGAACCGTTCATCGCCGTGCTCACCGGTGCTCTGACCAGCGTGCTCGGCCCCGACACCGCGCACGCCTGA
- a CDS encoding NAD(P)-dependent oxidoreductase, with the protein MRADLGTVVITGAAGRIGSVVRRHLRADVRRLVLVDRVPLSVESPVEQTIRLDLADLDAVAAAMAGADAVVHLAGLPDEAPMADLLDSNVLGTYHVLEAARRHRVGRVVLAGSNRVTGFYPVGQVVTPDDPVRPDGFYGVSKVAVEALGRLYADKFGLSVVCLRIGSFEDEPTEARYLATWLSPRDGVGFIRAAITAPDVHFVTAYAVSANTRRFWDTAAGAQIGYQPVDNAETYAARVPGSEATTDSAAVQGGAYASPEYSLRHAVTPPPSGVRGVGAEHAGQSTGEHGDERFRRG; encoded by the coding sequence ATGAGGGCAGATCTGGGTACGGTCGTCATCACCGGGGCAGCGGGGCGAATCGGCTCGGTGGTGCGTCGACATCTGCGCGCCGATGTTCGCCGGCTCGTGCTGGTCGACCGGGTTCCGTTGTCCGTCGAGTCGCCGGTGGAGCAGACGATCCGGCTGGACCTGGCGGACCTGGACGCGGTGGCCGCCGCGATGGCGGGTGCGGACGCCGTGGTGCATCTGGCCGGGCTGCCGGATGAGGCGCCGATGGCCGATCTGCTCGACAGCAACGTGCTGGGCACCTACCACGTTCTGGAGGCCGCCCGCAGGCACCGGGTGGGGCGGGTGGTGCTGGCCGGCAGCAACCGCGTCACCGGCTTCTACCCGGTCGGCCAGGTCGTCACACCGGACGACCCCGTGCGGCCGGACGGGTTCTACGGGGTCAGCAAGGTGGCCGTCGAGGCACTCGGGCGCCTGTATGCCGACAAGTTCGGGCTCTCGGTGGTGTGCCTGCGCATCGGCAGCTTCGAGGACGAGCCCACCGAGGCGCGGTATCTGGCGACGTGGTTGAGCCCACGGGACGGCGTCGGTTTCATCCGGGCCGCGATCACCGCGCCCGATGTGCACTTCGTGACCGCCTACGCGGTCTCGGCGAACACCCGGAGGTTCTGGGACACCGCGGCCGGAGCCCAGATCGGCTATCAGCCGGTGGACAACGCTGAAACGTACGCCGCGCGAGTGCCCGGCTCGGAGGCCACCACCGACTCCGCAGCCGTCCAGGGCGGCGCTTACGCCAGCCCTGAATACTCGCTGCGGCACGCCGTCACGCCGCCGCCGTCAGGCGTGCGCGGTGTCGGGGCCGAGCACGCTGGTCAGAGCACCGGTGAGCACGGCGATGAACGGTTCCGGCGGGGGTGA
- a CDS encoding HAD domain-containing protein: MSRPLLLLDVDGVLNPHGTTQPPVGYTEHHLFPEDEEPVRINPTHGAWITEASTVLDIAWATSWNDEANQLLAPLLHITPLPVITMPAPPFDPSDKIPLIAAYAQQRPAAWIDDLHTPEARSWAATRTNPTLLITADPTIGLTRDAIDHVIAWAKALDTPLTNP; this comes from the coding sequence ATGAGCCGACCCCTGCTGCTACTCGACGTCGACGGCGTCCTCAACCCCCACGGAACCACTCAGCCACCGGTCGGCTACACCGAGCACCACCTGTTCCCCGAGGACGAGGAACCCGTTCGTATCAACCCCACACACGGCGCCTGGATCACCGAAGCGAGCACCGTCCTGGACATCGCATGGGCCACAAGCTGGAACGACGAAGCCAACCAGCTTCTCGCTCCGCTTCTTCACATCACACCTCTACCTGTGATCACCATGCCAGCCCCACCCTTCGACCCCAGCGACAAGATCCCACTCATCGCCGCATACGCCCAGCAACGGCCCGCGGCATGGATCGACGACCTGCACACACCCGAAGCTCGCAGCTGGGCCGCCACACGCACCAACCCCACCCTGTTGATCACCGCCGACCCGACGATCGGCCTCACCCGCGACGCCATCGACCACGTCATCGCCTGGGCCAAGGCCCTCGACACCCCATTGACAAACCCATAG
- a CDS encoding GNAT family N-acetyltransferase produces the protein MTISWRRLGQPDFPLLRRWLEQPHVARWWNHETTPEAVERDFGPAARGETPSEDLLAMLDGGPVGLVQRYRIADFPEYIDELAPHVDVPAGSMSIDYLIGDPALIGHGLGPRIITTIVARTWLDRPDATCVIVPVVAANRASWRALEKAGLRRVGAGNLVPDNPIDDPWHFIYRVDRP, from the coding sequence ATGACGATCAGCTGGCGTCGGCTCGGTCAGCCGGACTTCCCACTCCTGCGACGATGGCTCGAACAACCACACGTCGCCCGGTGGTGGAACCACGAGACCACTCCCGAGGCGGTCGAGCGCGACTTCGGACCGGCGGCCCGCGGCGAGACGCCGTCCGAGGACCTGCTCGCCATGCTCGACGGCGGGCCGGTCGGGCTGGTACAGCGGTACCGCATCGCCGACTTCCCCGAATACATCGACGAACTCGCTCCGCACGTCGATGTACCCGCCGGTTCGATGAGCATCGACTATCTCATCGGTGACCCGGCGCTGATCGGCCACGGCCTGGGCCCCCGCATCATCACCACGATCGTCGCGCGGACCTGGCTCGACCGTCCCGATGCGACCTGCGTCATCGTGCCGGTCGTGGCGGCCAACCGGGCTTCCTGGCGAGCGCTGGAGAAGGCCGGCCTGCGCCGGGTCGGTGCGGGGAACCTCGTACCCGACAACCCGATCGACGATCCCTGGCATTTCATTTATCGGGTCGATCGCCCCTGA
- a CDS encoding TetR/AcrR family transcriptional regulator has product MLVWERPEPPDRPVPSPLSRQRIVGAAIRLADADGLEAVSLRKVAGALEVGPMRLYGYLATKDELLDLMVDAVHAEIRPAGEDWRAVLRSMAEQTRAAAHRHEWFADLLGGRPQLGPHALARGEAVIAAMGAVTVDDVMPVVEAVNSYVIGAVRREITERRAERASGMDKRQWQVASGPYLMRTFASGRFPALAAVVRDAAHLDADQTFRLGLECMLDGIAARVPK; this is encoded by the coding sequence ATGTTGGTGTGGGAGCGGCCCGAGCCGCCGGATCGGCCGGTGCCGAGCCCGCTGAGCAGGCAACGGATCGTCGGTGCGGCGATCCGGCTGGCGGATGCGGACGGGTTGGAGGCGGTGTCGCTGCGCAAGGTCGCGGGGGCGCTGGAGGTCGGTCCGATGCGGCTGTACGGCTACCTCGCCACCAAGGACGAGCTGCTCGACCTGATGGTGGACGCGGTCCACGCCGAGATCCGGCCGGCCGGCGAGGACTGGCGGGCGGTGCTGCGGTCGATGGCCGAGCAGACCCGGGCGGCGGCGCATCGGCACGAGTGGTTCGCCGACCTGCTCGGTGGGCGGCCGCAACTGGGGCCGCACGCGCTGGCCCGGGGCGAGGCGGTCATCGCCGCGATGGGTGCGGTGACCGTGGACGACGTGATGCCGGTGGTCGAGGCGGTCAACTCGTACGTGATCGGCGCGGTGCGGCGGGAGATCACCGAGCGGCGCGCCGAGCGGGCCAGCGGGATGGACAAGCGGCAGTGGCAGGTCGCCTCCGGGCCCTACCTGATGCGGACCTTCGCCAGCGGCCGGTTCCCGGCGCTGGCGGCGGTCGTCCGCGACGCGGCGCACCTGGACGCGGACCAGACCTTCCGCCTGGGCCTGGAGTGCATGCTGGACGGTATCGCCGCCCGGGTGCCGAAATAG
- a CDS encoding ankyrin repeat domain-containing protein translates to MPDLDDETIAYAHRMFDLARAGDTGELLDNVAAGLPANLTNDKGDTLLILAAYHQHADTVAGLLRHGADPNRVNDRGQSALSAAVFRQSAQTVRALLAAGADPHGGAPSAVATAEYFKLPDMTALLRG, encoded by the coding sequence ATGCCTGACCTGGACGACGAGACGATCGCGTACGCCCACCGCATGTTCGACCTGGCCCGCGCCGGGGACACCGGGGAGCTGCTGGACAACGTCGCGGCCGGGCTGCCGGCGAACCTGACCAACGACAAGGGTGACACGCTGCTGATCCTGGCGGCGTATCACCAGCACGCGGACACGGTGGCCGGGCTGCTGCGGCACGGCGCCGACCCGAACCGGGTGAACGACCGCGGCCAGTCGGCGCTGTCGGCAGCGGTGTTCCGGCAGAGTGCCCAGACGGTGCGGGCGCTGCTCGCGGCCGGCGCCGACCCGCACGGCGGCGCCCCGTCGGCGGTCGCGACCGCCGAATACTTCAAGTTGCCGGACATGACCGCCCTGCTGCGGGGCTGA
- a CDS encoding GGDEF domain-containing protein — translation MTFRIWPRLAAIAVIGLVLQLVVQQLSHSVGLVAGSIPVALAGFYATVGFVRLARRERGRLLAGWAVGALSAGLLGVAYVLYTMEAIWARTPATPDVAGLLSVGAAAVALVALLLVAPPLSGVVARLTLLIDVATVGGALLVLAWQLALSEVAAALDAPTRLMFLTTAALEIGGAAVALVLMSRSTPTANGYALRLLAGGLGTFAATAIIAVYNRAEGSPWYATGAGAGYLIAALLIALSSRTALPSADSTGRRALSGIWPFIPYVPAIIAVVEVIRVYLRTGTLPPLLMWLLLSAITMAMLRQLLMLVTIRRLMAGLHHQANHDVLTGLPNRAAFQAVADGALASAPDGRCTAVLLLDLDGFKLVNDTLGHAAGDALLVTVAGRFAAALGPGDTAARLGGDEFVVLLTGLAAAEQADESAQRILDAIGMPMTLADRTYRVRASIGIAVGYGGGHDLDQLLQDADAALYRAKNAGKGTFRRYETEAPGETDPAKVAAA, via the coding sequence ATGACTTTTCGCATCTGGCCTCGGCTAGCAGCCATTGCGGTCATCGGCCTGGTGCTGCAACTGGTGGTACAGCAGCTCTCGCACTCCGTCGGCCTCGTCGCAGGAAGTATTCCGGTCGCACTGGCGGGGTTCTATGCGACGGTGGGATTCGTGCGGCTCGCTCGCCGAGAGCGTGGCCGTCTGCTTGCCGGTTGGGCGGTAGGAGCCCTGTCCGCCGGTCTGCTGGGTGTGGCGTACGTGCTCTACACCATGGAAGCGATCTGGGCCCGCACCCCCGCAACGCCCGACGTGGCCGGCCTCCTGTCGGTGGGCGCGGCAGCGGTGGCGCTCGTCGCGTTGCTGTTGGTCGCGCCGCCGCTGTCCGGCGTTGTGGCCCGGCTCACACTTCTTATCGATGTGGCTACCGTCGGCGGCGCGCTGCTGGTGCTGGCTTGGCAGCTGGCCCTGTCCGAGGTGGCAGCGGCTCTCGACGCGCCGACGCGCCTGATGTTCCTGACGACCGCCGCACTGGAAATCGGGGGCGCGGCGGTGGCTCTGGTCCTGATGTCACGTTCCACGCCCACCGCGAACGGATATGCGCTGCGCCTCCTCGCCGGCGGCCTCGGGACGTTCGCGGCCACGGCCATCATCGCGGTGTACAACCGCGCCGAAGGCTCGCCGTGGTATGCCACCGGAGCGGGCGCGGGCTACCTCATCGCTGCGCTGCTCATCGCGCTCTCCAGCAGGACGGCACTGCCCTCGGCCGACAGCACGGGCCGGCGTGCCCTCTCCGGCATCTGGCCTTTCATACCGTACGTTCCGGCGATCATCGCCGTCGTCGAAGTGATCCGGGTGTACCTGCGCACCGGCACACTTCCGCCGCTTCTCATGTGGCTGCTGCTGTCGGCCATCACGATGGCGATGCTGCGACAGCTCCTCATGCTGGTCACGATTCGCCGGCTCATGGCCGGCCTGCACCACCAGGCCAACCATGACGTTCTGACCGGCCTGCCGAACCGCGCCGCGTTCCAGGCCGTGGCGGACGGCGCACTGGCGTCCGCGCCGGACGGCCGGTGTACGGCCGTCCTACTTCTCGACCTCGACGGTTTCAAGCTGGTCAACGACACGCTGGGGCATGCCGCCGGTGATGCGTTGCTGGTCACGGTCGCCGGTCGGTTCGCGGCCGCACTCGGACCGGGGGACACCGCGGCCCGGCTCGGCGGCGACGAGTTCGTGGTGCTGCTGACGGGGCTTGCCGCGGCGGAGCAGGCCGATGAGTCCGCTCAGCGGATCCTGGACGCCATCGGTATGCCCATGACGCTCGCCGACCGCACGTACCGGGTACGGGCCAGCATCGGCATCGCCGTGGGTTACGGCGGTGGCCACGATCTCGACCAGCTGCTCCAGGACGCTGACGCAGCGCTCTACCGAGCCAAGAACGCCGGAAAGGGCACCTTCCGCAGATACGAGACCGAGGCGCCCGGCGAGACCGATCCCGCCAAGGTCGCCGCAGCATGA
- a CDS encoding alpha/beta fold hydrolase produces METVTSRDGTTIAFDRYGDGPPVVLVGGAFQHRWIDQQTARLGELLAQAGLSALHYDRRGRGDSGDTPPYAVDRELEDIDALLEAAGGSAMLFGMSSGAALALRAAATGRPVERVAVYEPPFRAGADPETTAAVIAAAREGRRADAVRGFMRLTGMPDAMIDQVQQSPGWAGLEAVAPTLAYDLTIMGNGDVPVEVLAAVKVPVLAMDGGASPPWAGEAAAAVASGVADGRRQTLPDQTHGVDPEVLAPALIDFCR; encoded by the coding sequence ATGGAGACAGTGACCTCGCGGGACGGCACCACCATCGCCTTCGACCGTTACGGCGACGGGCCGCCGGTGGTCCTCGTCGGCGGCGCCTTTCAGCACCGGTGGATCGACCAGCAGACCGCCCGCCTCGGTGAGCTGCTGGCCCAGGCCGGCCTGAGCGCGCTGCACTACGACCGGCGCGGCCGCGGCGACAGCGGCGACACCCCGCCCTATGCCGTGGACCGCGAGCTGGAGGACATCGACGCCCTGCTGGAGGCGGCCGGCGGGTCCGCGATGCTGTTCGGCATGTCGTCCGGGGCGGCCCTTGCCCTGCGCGCCGCCGCCACCGGCCGGCCCGTGGAGCGGGTGGCGGTCTATGAGCCGCCGTTCCGCGCCGGTGCCGACCCCGAGACGACGGCGGCGGTCATCGCGGCGGCCCGCGAGGGGCGACGGGCGGACGCGGTGCGCGGCTTCATGCGCCTGACCGGGATGCCCGACGCGATGATCGACCAGGTCCAGCAGAGCCCGGGCTGGGCCGGCCTGGAGGCGGTCGCGCCGACTCTGGCCTACGACCTGACGATCATGGGTAACGGCGACGTCCCGGTGGAGGTGCTGGCCGCGGTCAAGGTGCCGGTGCTCGCCATGGATGGCGGAGCCAGCCCGCCGTGGGCCGGCGAGGCCGCCGCCGCGGTCGCGTCCGGGGTCGCCGACGGGCGCCGGCAGACCCTGCCCGACCAGACCCACGGCGTCGACCCGGAGGTGCTGGCCCCGGCTCTGATCGATTTCTGCCGCTGA